Within Ferroacidibacillus organovorans, the genomic segment AAGCGCCAATGCCAGGTGGCGGCATGGGCGGCATGGACATGATGTAAGTAATTTGTCGTCAACCCCTGTTTTAGGGAGCCCCCGCTGCGGCGGGGGTTTTTTGTTGTAGTATGTCATTCATCCCATTTTCAGTTGACTTGATGGATTTGAATCGGACCAGTGCACTCTTGCGTGAACAGATCCAAAAGGAGGGAATCGAGTGGATCGAGTGAATTTTTCCTTGAAAAGGACGGAGCAAGCGTTGAAATCTTTGCAGGATGTCTTGCGAATCAGTGATGCGTCCGAAATTGAACGCGATGTAGCCATCCAGCGCTTTGAATTTCGTTTGAAGTTGTGTGGAAAACAGTCCGTCACTTTTTGCGCGAGGTAGAGGGGATCGATGTTGCATCGCCAAAAGGCGCCATTCGCTCATCCAGAGAAACGAGTTTGTTAACAACGGCGAAGTCCACTCAAGCACTTGTCATGGCAGATGATCGAAATCTGACAAGCCGCACCTATGATCGCGAACTTGCTCTGGAGATTTATCAGCGTTTGTATGGTCACGCTGATCTTATGGCGGTGTGGCTCGAACGCATTTCAGAGGCATAACGCGTTTTTGAATTAGACATTTTCTGCGACTAAGAGACCTGATTTTCACTCCTCTTCTGATCGAACCCACTGTCCAATCATGACGCGTTCTGCGCAGAACACTCCCAAAAAACACCCGATTTGTGTATTGTCCCAGATAACGGACACGCGCCTGCACGGGGTAGTGAGATCC encodes:
- a CDS encoding nucleotidyltransferase substrate binding protein; amino-acid sequence: MWKTVRHFLREVEGIDVASPKGAIRSSRETSLLTTAKSTQALVMADDRNLTSRTYDRELALEIYQRLYGHADLMAVWLERISEA